ACTTCATTAAATACTTAACACCTAACTCCCTTGCTAATATTGTCAATAAAttcacaagaaaaatttttgtaCAAAAATTTGCTTTCAAAAGTGGACCAGTGTTTCTCTATTAGTAATTTATTTGTTACATCATAGCTTAAGtatagtttatttcttcctttgagtAAATTGCTTACTAAAACTATGATAgaagttatttattcattgttaagaatcactaaaatttttatattaatatttatttatttttgagagagagagaaagacagagagagagggagacccagaatctgaagcaggctccaggctctgagctgttagcacagagtccaatgcagggcttgaactcacaagctcggagatcatgacctgaggcaaagtcagaagcttaaccaactgagccacccaggtgccccactaaaatttttattttaatctcagcACAATTAAGTGACTCCACTGTTTCCTTGTCTTATTAAAAGAGAAAGCTAATTTGATCAGTTACTGtgggttttctttccctttagttttagctcttacactCACTGCCTAGATGACTTGTAACTAGTGTAGAACCAAAGATGCGGCTTTGCAAATTTTGCTGGTGTAATACTTAGTAAATACATGTTCCAAGTTTTAGTCAAGTAGATCTGATAATTGGAATCAGTACCTAGGTCAATACCACGTTTTGTTTAAATTACCTAACCTTTACCTCTGCCGGCAACACATGTCTTCAACAATTAAACTGTCTTTTCCAAATTATCAAACCCTTTGAGCTTCTGCCCACCAGATATACCTCACAAAGAAGAGTTATATATTCAAATTTGTCAACCCCCCCCTTAAGATTCTCAGTACACATACTCCCTTTTTCTGAAGCTTCAATTGGCATCTATCCAATTCAATTGGAGTCCAATTGGTCTACATACCCATACCTGTTGCAATttctagagaatttaaaaaaaatactaattggCTTAAGCTAGTCCAGGGTTCACTCTTTGATCTGTGTACCATACCACCCAAATGCTCATCTGGATAGAACTGAGTGAAAATCCCATTCAGAAACAAGAGGACTgctaattaaacaaacaaacaaacaagcaaagaagcctaagaagaaaccaaaaaattgCCACTAGAGCACATAGAAGAAAAACCATTTAGACTCAATGATCAGCTCGTTTGTGCTACTTGATTGTGAGCTCTACAAAACTAGAAGCATTTCTGTGTTCGCCTTCCTGTTGACTGATAGTCCTGACAAacgctcaataaatacttgttgaatgacaGTGAAGTAACtaggcactcaaatatttttgACCGGATCAATTTAAAAAGtccccatttttaaataacttacttCCTAGCTTCTCATTAAAATTCTCCTTGGATTTTGACACTTGGACCCGTATCAGTAACAATAGTTTTGTAGACAGTCATGTTAGAGTAATTTACACCCTCCAAAATGATCCAAAGCCATTATATTAAATTCTAGTCTGTCAGTTATGCAGAGGTACctgtattatttttctggtttttactGAGAACTGACCCATTTTCACGCACCAAACAATGCTGTTAAAATGAAAGAACCTGTTTTAAGATGGTAATAGGCATTTCACTTACTGCATCATTCAACAAATGGAGCATACAGTACGACTGTACAGTGGTCGGCCGTACATGGTATTGGGGAAAACGAAGATCAAACAGATCAAGAACCATCTGTTTTCATCCATGGGCACTGCTTCCACACCAGCAGGGCATTATTGATTAATTTAAAggcttttatatatttggggggacATCTGAAGTAAGTTGTAAGTAGCAAacaaacatcttttttatttcctctgcatATAGCATTTTTGCAAATGTTAAAATAGCTACTCAATTGTTTTCTCCCTAGTGTCCTATGTATTTTGTGGACTATGTGGAGATTAATAGCAGCCTGCAATAATCTGTTGTCCTTTGTGGAAAAAACTAGGCTGctgtttctggaaagaaataaTTGGTACGTAGCTTATAGAGTCAACGTCTGAATTTAATGGAGCATAAAGGGGTGGTATTTCTCATGAAGGAAGCATATTATCCGTTTAAACAGCTTTCAGTCTTGCACATAAATTAGGCCTTCAACAAGCTTTGGAAAAAGAGAAACCACACAGTAATGAATTAACATGCTTGCATATTCCTAACAAAGAAACCACTTcttttgaaaagaagagaaagctcCAGTGTCTCTGCTACACTGGGACACCTGAAATTAATTATTGACTTTTCCATATTGTTTGCAGCCACTTTGTTTGCCCATTTattgtaaaatgtatatatggtAATTGTTTTACAGGAGCTCATAAAACTCAGACtgcaaatgagataatgtatgagCAATTTATCGCATATGCCCTTCAGACATAGAGCTAAACCTGGCATAAATGAAAAGTGGTCAATGCACACTTTGTCAAGGTCTTTTCTTACGGcaccaaggaaagaaaatagaaatggtgaAATTCTCAAATAGCTACAactcaaaaacattatatatttttttttctaaaatattcccCATATCCCTTAAAAACCGATTTGGGATGGTTTCTGGAATCTATTTTGGTGAATCTGCTTATGTTAAAAATGGCAATCATTTATAGAATATAGAACTTTACTAACTCTTTTCCCATCTACTATATGTAATAccacaatttctattttttgtaaaagaaattgaACATACATCTGTTGTTAAACTTGCaacaaatataaggaaaaaataatatgaaatatagtTTCCAAGTTATGATTCTCTGTGTAATAGAGCAGCTGGGTCAGCTAGGAGGAATCCCACTCAATAAAGCCCAAACCCCTAGGCAAGACTGCCCAACACTGACAGAGTTGACCAAGAATCTCCTCCAGGAATAGATTCCACACCATGTTAATAGTTCATTCTAATAATTAATGTCAATAACCCATTCCACTAAaatctttcctccattgaattgaaACCATCCTGTTTTGGAGTCGACTTTTTCAGTTTCCTCTTATGTCACTATGTGGTAAATAGGGAGATAGTACATTTTGTTGAGACCTTTTTACACAACACCCTGAAAGATATAATGAAATTTGCTCAATCTCCAAATGAACTGACAGTAACCAAATATACCTGAAGTGCTTAAGGGTGATTCTATTTAAGCAAAAAATATTTACCTAGCATAGTAGAGAAAATCAGGAAGAAACTCAGTCATTTTAGGGCAAGATCACAGAGAATTCTCCAAATAGAGAAAGCTCCAACTGTGAAATTTTGTATTAATGAAAGGTAGTATAATGCAAAGAAATTATTAGCAACAAGATCATTTATTAAAGGGTAGTGACCATGAAGTTCAAATTCAACTAAGTTTCTCCCATAACTTGATACTTTGAAGAGAAATGTGTTCCTACAAGGACCAGAATTAGAACTGGATGTAATGCCATATACTATACTCACCCACTAAGTGTAATTTTTTCAGAAACATGCCAATTCATTATGCATAGGAGCAGGgcctttttttaaatggatgaaagacctaaatgtgagacaagaaaaattcaaaatcctagaggaaatcACGGGCAGCTACCTCTTtggccttggccacagcaacttcttactagacatgtctccagaggcaagggaaacaaaagcaaaaatgaactattgggattcatcaagataaaaagcttctgcacagcaaaggacacaatcaacaaaactaaaagacaaccgatggaatgggagaagatatttacaaataacatctctgataaagggttagtatccaaaatctagaaagaacttatcaaacccaacaccccaaaaataagtaatccagttaagaagtggacagaagacatgaatagacatttttctaaatagacatccagatgatttactgacacatgaaaaaatgctcagtatcactcatcatcagggaaatacaaaatgaaaccaTGATGAGATTccacttcacatctgtcagaatggctaaagttaacaacgtaagaaaaaacagatgttggcgaagaagcagagaaaggggaaccctcttacattgttgatgggaatgcaaactggtgaaacAGTATgtagcttcctcaaaaagttaaaaatactaccaccctacaacccagcaattgcactactaggtatttagccaaaggatacaaaaatacagatttgaagaggcacaggcaccccaaagtttacagcaacattatcaacaatacccgaactatggaaaaagcccaaatgtctatcgacttatgaatggataaaaaaaggtGTAGAgggtacacaatggagtatcactcagccatcaaaaatggtgaaatcttaccatttgcaatgacgtggatggagctagagtgtaccatgctaagcaaaatacgtcagagaaaggcaaataccctATCGttttactcacatgtggaatttaataaacaaaacagatgaacataggggaaaggggataaagagagagagagagagagagagagagagagagagagagagagagaaatcaaaagagactcttcactatagagaacaaactaaaggttgatggagagaggtgggcaggTGATGGCCTAAATGGCTGATGtttattaaggagggcactgtggTAAGCACTGAGTACTGTGTGTAAATAACCACTCActaaattccacacctgaaaccaattttaccattttTGTAAACTATAGTAAATAAgaacctgaaataaaaataaatacataattttttttctcgcCCCTAAAAAGGGGCGAGAGAGAGCTTAGTGGTTACAAGAATGTACATAAGGCATCAGTCAAATGAGGTTAAGAATGCAAACTGAACCATCTGAGAGCTCTGTGCTCTGCTGAAAGATACTTACCTACTCAGTCCCAGTTCTCTCATCTCTAAATGGCAAGGAGGGTACCAACCTTTTAGCATGAGGATTTTCTAAGATCATGCATGTCATGAATATAAAAGACTATTTAATCACAGACTAAGTACTTAATGATGTTACTTGCTATTGGCTATTGTGTTCttagagggatttttttttcttgttgtatttTAATCTCctttgaagggaggaaagaattCTGTATTTGCCTAGTATGTATTTAAGGCAAACTAGATTAACATCTGTGcctttttatatactgtattaaaGAAAATTGAGTTCTGCAACTGGCAGGCAAACAGGCTGCAGTAGAATATAACTATTCTTTAAACCCTCTATACAAGTAATTAAAGAGGAGgggtaaaaaaaagaattgagggtGGGATAACTATTAAAAGTTCATTAGGATTATAAATTCCACTTGCTTAAAAAGTAAACTaatgggaaaaaacaaaccatttttcttttctcgcAAAAAGTAATTTCCTTGAGGAAATTCTTCCTAACCTGAGGCAATGATGATTGTACCTTGGATTAACTCTACCGAAGAaacattttggggggcacctggagtggttcagtcggttgagcacctggctgttgattttggcccaagtcatgatctcacagttagtgagatcaagccctgtgttgggctctgcactgacagcatggagcctgtttgggattctgtctctctctgtctctctctctctttctgctcctcaccCGGTCCCTCTCCTCCTacgccctctcaaaataaacaaacattaaaaaatgaaacattttgctATTTTGGAAACATACAACTATGAAAGCAGACAAATCTGTGTTACTGCAAATCTTTCCCTTAGTAGGTGTGTGAACTTTGACACTTCCTTAGTACCTCTGAACATCAGGCCCCTGTCTTGTAAAGGGGAAATAGTAATGCAAACTTGTCTTGAGAATCAAGTATTATGGTGTTTATGTTTCAAGGtcacacatttatttatactaCTCAGAGATAGACGAAGGAGACAGCTTCTTCATAATCTATAACCGGCCTGAGCTTCCTCTGGACACCTCACTTCTCACCTCACAGggtgagcaaaggaaaaaaaagcagtatcACACAATATGATAAATTTAATCCCACTCAATATTTAAACACTCTTTTTTGGAACCAAGTACCTTTTGGAAAAATCATTCTTTCATATTTCCTTCCCATTCCCTGCTTCTTTCCAAAATGGGATATAGGAATGGGAAGGTGCGGGGCCTTTGTTAATTCATAGGTCCTCCCGCGGTTGAAGGGGCCCTTGGATATATAGCACATAGAGGAAAGCTTTCCACTGATAGCAGTGCTTACCCAGGAGATAGGACAAGGGTTAGGTTACTCCAACTGGCCCTAACCTCCTATAATTGATCAGGAACCATGAACATTGGTAACTCTGGAATACTAGACCTCTCTTGGGCTTAAGAAAACACTGTCCTAATCACTGAAAAATCAGGCTTGTTTTAACTACCAGTCCATCTTACCTAGCATACTAAAATGGTAGTAAGTACAATCACTTACTGAACTCTCTTTTAGCATTTAAAACCCGTCTTCTCCTCTTCAGTGAATTATGTAGTGCATTTCTTCACTACTGTGTGTTCCCTTGAATGACATACTTTTTTAACTTTGAgggtatttgttttattctttgccaATGTGTTGGTATCTTCTAAGGCAAGATTGGTACCACCCCACCTCTGAGTCTTCTTGTGGTATTTTCTGGGAAACTCTGCATGTGGGGCACTTTGGGCTTGATCTCTATTTCCTCAGGGTCTGGCAGTTTTCCCTGACAATTTGGCCCCATCAAGGTGCCGGAGCTTGCTGCAAATGCCTTTTCCTTTCCGGGTCTAGTGGTTTGCTATCCATCTTTCAGACAGGACCCCACCCCCTGAAGCCTTGATGAAACAGGGTCAAGCTTTCCAGTCAGATCCTGAGTTCACTTGCACATCCTTGCCTGGCAACCAGGGGAAGCGTACTGGTCCTTCCACAGCACAGGGTAACTAGCATGGTCTCAGGAGTGCCTTCTGTTAGCCAATCATGTCATGCTACTATTTTCCCTGAGGTACAGTTGTCATAGGCAGGTAACTGGTGTAGTCTTTGGAGCTCCTCAAGGATGCAGGGCAAGCTCCTCTTGTCTTTAGTATTCCCTTTAACCCACCTAATGTAATCTCCCCTTCTGGGAACCCAGCCTAGAGATAAGAGGTTATGACACAAATCTTTTGTCATTACTTGTCTCCCCTGTTCTTCCCACAATCCCTACTGATGGGATCagcttttcttttagtttaatttCCTTCCAGATGGAGATTCCCTCAAAGTCTTCCAAGCtctaggacacctgggtggctcagtcgtttaaacgTCAGACtacagctcagatcatgatctcacagtttgtggattcgagccccacatcaggttctgtgctcacagctcagagcctggagcctgcttcggattctgtgtgtgtgtgtgtgtgtgtgtgtgtgtgtgtgtgtgtgtgtgtgtctgtctgtccatccctcacccacttgtgctctgtgtctctcaaaataaatgtttaaaaaaaagtctgccaAGCTCCAACCTTAGGACTTCTTCTAAAGAACGAGTGGAATatggtggcggggggagggggggagggtggaattTGGCTTAATGACAATGGAGTATAAATGGATAAGTGGACAGGCAcaccagaaaatattaaaatcacttTACATGTGAAGGATCTGGAATACAGtaattatttcaacatttataaTTATGGTTATTATGCTGCCTAGACAGATGGCTTATAACTTGACCAAATGCCAAACACTGGCTCCCTAGTCTCAGATCACACAGTCAGGAAGGAATTGAATCTCACTTGACTACGAAAGGTATCTGGATTATTTGCCAAACTTCTAGGGAATCCTGTGAAGTGACAGAGATAGGCAGCAATGCAGGAGGGCTCAGCTGGGACAAATAATCCACAAGAAAAGAAGCTCTAAGAAGCTTGAGCCACAGAGattccctatttttattttattttttttttatatggatCTGGAAACAAGATTTACTATGGATTGAAGGAAATTCTTTTAAGAAGCTTCTTGCTCTTCTTTATGAaactttttagattttatttatttattttagattttaaaccTCAGTGTATCCTATGATTTGTAACAAAGGCCACATGCTACAAAACAACTGACTCTAGCCTTTAAAAGGGACTATTAGGACTAATGGTTTTGGAGGAAAAGAACATATACAATATGTAATATATCTCACCTGTGAATAACCCATGACTCTTATCTAAGAtttgcaaatgaataaatgtctatTTGGTAAAATATTATGAATGCATGTGCTACTATGTATCTcttatttaaagcaaataaaggGTTTGGTTAGCTATTCTACACATTCACACTAACTACAAATCATATCCCCTCTGTGCCAATCCAAACCAAATATTAGCATAATCAATGAAGGATTTAGGTATTAGCCTTTTGCCTCCTAGACACaagtatcattattttaattaagtaatgCGATCATTATATCCTCAGTCAATGTCCAGACAGCTCTTCCTTTCCAAAgttcaaatattttacatttacgGAATTTGAAGAACTAGCCCAGGATAATTGtagttattttcttctgtgtcatACACTCCATCATCAGTACCTTCAGGATGCTTCTCGTAAAGCATCTTGAATATCTCTGGGTTCTCACTCACCACCATATATTCATTAATTGTTGTTTCTAGTCTCCTAGATCCAGCCTCTCTATAAAAATTCCTCCAGCTTTAGTGCTGTTCTGTCTTCTTATAGATCTGTGTCCACCTCTGCCTCTATTATCAGCTCACTCTGTTATTATCTGTTTGCTGTTTGCTCCATGGTAGTGCTAGTccctccattatttttttatatgtccCTTTCAATTACAAGTCCCATCTTTTTAGAAAGTGGCTTGCTTTTTTTCAGTCTTCCCAAGACTATACAgaagttgaatatttttttctctcatcctaAAAATCCTGGATTGCCAATTAAGCTGGAAGAATGAGGATAAAACTGGTCAATTGGGCACATGGTCTGGATCAAGGTAATGTGACACTGAACAGTAGACTTATTCACTAAAATGGCAAAACGTTCTCTTTAAGTGTCCAATCTGAAAGTAGAAGTATGCGTTGTTAACTGGAAAATATCTATAATGTGTGTTTCTCTTCAAGAATGTTTTTTCCTCAAATCTGGCTACCTTCATGCCAAAGGTCTTAGCCCCTTTTAGTCTCCAATTTGGTTTTCAGAGTTCATTTAATCCCATAACCTCAAATGCCTTCAGATCTCAACATGTGGAAATCCTTTGGAAGATCATCTAAAGATGAGATCATCTAGccaagggaaaataaaatcagaacaaaGAGGTGTGGATTTggagcaaaggatttgaattgCCCCTCTTGCAATCTTCTGATTTATCAAGCTCCAATAAATCATTTTCTGCATTGTCCCAAAAAACACTGTTAAGAGGCAGTGATTAAAGTATATAGAATTTAGAGTCAGACAGGCATGAGTTAAAATCCTGATCCCATAGCTACCAAATTATTTTGCCAAAAGGATTGTTTCACATTTCCTAACCTCAGagtcttatctgtaaaattgggataatcTTTCAAAGTATTGCTGTGCCATCAGGACTTGCAAATCATCTATCAGAACTGTTTAGTACATACCTAGCAGTGCATGGTAGGCATATAACTAGTGGTAGATGTTTGGATTTCCCTCACAGCTTTTCACTCCATGATTTTACCATACCTTAGCTCTAAATTCTACCACTAATCTTTTAAGATTTCAGGGTTTCCTGGTTCCCAGGAGGTCACAGCCATACAAGCAATGTAACAGAGAAGAGGTAACTGGTATCCTGAAAAATCTGCAAAGCAAtcttcatttcttcaaaaaacGAAGAACATTCTTATTCAAGAGCCCTAAACTGAGATGCTTACTTGGGTTCCTTCCATGGTGGCCTGAGAGGGCAGCCCATGATGACTGTGGTTATTTTCTTATATGCCTCACATTTCAGCATTAGTACTTTTAAGATGTGTCCACTAAAGGACCCTGGGTGTTACTGGATTCTCACCCATCACCATATATTCCTCAACTGATGTCTCCTGTCTCCTGGCTCCAGACTCTTTATTGaaagaatgatataaaaaattatatgtcacGCCTGAAATCATCCTACCAATTTTTGAGAAATTaccaattatataaaaattactatCAATGACATCAATTACATCTGGACATCTATTGCTAATTTTCAACAATACTTCTACCATTAGGGACTGGGACCCCAAGCAATTCAATATTCCAGGGCTTTATTACCTCCTCTATAGAAGTAGAATTTTGGTTAAGCAGCTCTAAGGTCCTATGAGATCTCTTTCTTGAGACACCACTCCCATGATCAGGAGGGATGTGGGAATTTACTGAGGACACAAGAATAGGAGAAACCTGAAGAAAAACCTTTTCTGAGATATATCTCTGCACGGAACTCTGCTTGTGTGAGCTCATGATTTCTCTCTCCGTGTTCTATGCTCAGAACTCAGGTATCTGCTTCCCAACTGGCAGTTCCCCCTCTCTGGCATGAAGGATAAATGTCAGAAAACAACTGAAGATCCTTAAGCAAATGAGATTGCCTAGAAGTGggatggaaatggaggggaaGGTGGAGTCAGACTATCCAGGACAAGGCTCTTATTCCTGGATTTTTGAAGAAAAGGGAACTAGGTGAACTAGTTGCCAGGACAACCAGCTgttgggggaaggaaatgggaGACCTGTGGTTGCTCCTACTCTTGCCCCTGTCCTTGGCAGCCTTCCACGGggtcaaagcctgcttggaatgtgACCCCAAATTCAAAGAGGATATTAGGTCCTTGATAGCAAAGCTGGTACCCTCAGAAGTCCCTGGCCGAACTCATCTGCTTGAACGGCAGATTAAGGAGATGATCCATTTAAGCTTCAAGGTCTCCCACGGGGACAAGATGCTTCGGGTGTTGGGTGAGGGAAGCTTGAGTCACTGAGAGTTTTGTGGgttaaaaggaaaagggaggcagggaagagtgCACATGGGCCCACATAAGTTTTTCCATGGATGTAATTATTCCTCTGTATGTATCTTTAACCCCCTCTCTAGCTGTTCATAATGCTGTCAAGTTGAGAATATGGCTGAAGAATGAACTTTATAAACTGGGCAATGACACATGGAAAGGTGAGGGATTGTTTCAATGTTAAAAGATTGTACTGCCCAAGCAAGTATAGGCAAAGTTCACTGGGAAAAACAAGGCAAAAACAATTAGGATTAAATTCTGAAGGGAAGAACCACCCCTAGTTTCTAATGTGCCTTCCACCTCCTCTTAGGTGCCTTTATCCTTCAAGGCAAGCTTCTTGATGTCCGCCAAAACCTGGAATTGAAACTGAAAGAGATATTAAAGAACTTCTCTGAAGTTGGTAATAAAAGATGTCTATCTAACAACAGTGAACTTATGTGAAAGGAATAGGAAATGAGGGTGAGAGGAGGAAGGTGGTTTCATATTAGAGTTATTTAGAATGGATGGAGGGGTGGCTGGAACCTCATTTTGTAACCAAATAAAGACTATTGGGTATAAATATGGCAAACTCTACGTTGATCATAAGCTCACTAGAACTTTCTAATTCTCTTTTAGCTTGTTCTGAAGATTGTGGTAAGTACAGTACATGGGACACCTTGAGGATTCAACCCCTATTTCCCCATCTCATTTGTTCTATATGGCCATATCTTTCCCACCTGTCACACTCAGAACTCACTTCCTACAGATTTGATTATGGGGGTGGGAATGTCAACAGTATCTGACAACAAAATGTGTCTCAAATCTCAAACACACAGATTTTGGAGGTGCTCAGAGGCTTTCAAAAGTATGGCTTATAACCCATAGGGCCAATATAAGCTGAGGCATCATTTTTCCCACTTCTTCTCCAGAGATCTGACTTAAGTTACAGAACCTTTTGACTCATCAAGAAACTTGATTActagggaaagaaagaattcacaGCAATGTAAACTTAAGAGTCCTGGAAATGCCTGAGGTTTAATCCATCAAACTTGATGTATGAAATAAGAAAACTCCATGCCATGGCCCCCCCTTCcattaaatttcttctctttatcaGTTGTGACTGAAGGTCCTATCTTGGATTGTTGGACCTGTCTTCGCATCACCACCCAATGCTTCAGAGGAGAGTATTGTGGAGGTAACAAAGATAGTAGTGTGGTATTTTGAGGGACCAGGTATCAAGGTACTCagttgtttattgatttattttacaaatacttgGTGAGCACCTTCTAGGCACATCATGCTAATGTTACAAATCAGAGCTAAAATATTGGGCAAAATTTGTACCAGTATGAATAAATTACTGGGCACCAGATCAATTGAAGGGCTGAGAAATGAAAAGGTTGGACTAAATGAAGATAGAGAGAAAACAGCAATAGAAGTAGTGGACAAAGCAAATTATTTGAGGTTAGTAAGAGTCATCTATTATGGATCAAGTCTCAAGTTAGTATTTTTCTTCTCCCCaacccactttctttttttccctttctccctccagaAGAGGATTCAAGGATGGCTGAGAATCGAGAGATTGGACTATTTCTGATATTGCTAACAGAAGTTGTGATATTGGGAAGTGCTTGGTTACTGTGAGTTTTTCTCCCTCGAAGTCAAGCATTCCTTTGGCAAAGAGACTGCCCAATCCT
This DNA window, taken from Acinonyx jubatus isolate Ajub_Pintada_27869175 chromosome D4, VMU_Ajub_asm_v1.0, whole genome shotgun sequence, encodes the following:
- the IZUMO3 gene encoding izumo sperm-egg fusion protein 3, yielding MGDLWLLLLLPLSLAAFHGVKACLECDPKFKEDIRSLIAKLVPSEVPGRTHLLERQIKEMIHLSFKVSHGDKMLRVLAVHNAVKLRIWLKNELYKLGNDTWKGAFILQGKLLDVRQNLELKLKEILKNFSEVACSEDCVVTEGPILDCWTCLRITTQCFRGEYCGEEDSRMAENREIGLFLILLTEVVILGSAWLLFHICVSHWRKMKAIRRSLKKYLEKKLEELIGMTD